A region from the Benincasa hispida cultivar B227 chromosome 10, ASM972705v1, whole genome shotgun sequence genome encodes:
- the LOC120088942 gene encoding uncharacterized protein LOC120088942, with product MGSLSLRYIEPYEIVEQVGPAAYRLQLPMELTRIHDVFHVSMLRKYVPDPMHILAAQPVYLKEDLSYEEEAIEILDRKDQVLRNKTIPLVKMLWHNHGIEEATWEPKEQMRKRYP from the coding sequence ATGGGAAGTTTAAGTCTGCGGTACATCGAACCATATGAAATTGTGGAACAAGTTGGTCCAGCAGCATATAGATTGCAGTTGCCGATGGAGCTAACTCGTATTCATGACGTATTTCATGTGTCAATGTTAAGGAAATATGTACCTGATCCTATGCACATACTAGCAGCACAACCAGTATATctcaaagaagatttatcttacGAGGAAGAGGCCATCGAGATTTTAGACAGGAAAGACCAGGTACTCAGAAATAAGACGATTCCTTTGGTGAAGATGCTATGGCATAATCATGGAATCGAGGAAGCTACCTGGGAACCTAAAGAGCAAATGAGGAAGAGATATccttaa